One Methylomarinovum tepidoasis DNA window includes the following coding sequences:
- a CDS encoding heavy metal translocating P-type ATPase produces the protein MSLLKQAVGPLVGGEDYLAFDLLRGRMRILPGARPVSDREIQQAVARTGLKAVPWRAGMTERAGRRWQGLFTLLSGVALLAGMGLHLWHAGGPQALLSLFAGHVEGVPLDERIAFGLAIAFGIPWVAVRAGYALLRLRPDMNLLMTMAVAGALVLGEWFEAATVTFLFALALTLERWSVERARRAVTALLETAPETARVRAADGRIQVIPVEEVQVGMRVVVPPGEKIPVDGRVVAGHSSVNQAPITGESLPVPKAPGDEVFAGTLNGEGLLEVAVEKPAGDTTLARIIRLVAEAQERKAGVEQWVERFARRYTPAVFLAALLVWTVPPLALGMPWTPWFYRALVLLVIACPCALVISTPVSLVAALARAAREGVLVKGGVFLERSAGVALMAFDKTGTLTLGEPQVVQVIPLAIDDAELLALAAALESGSTHPLAQAICRYAEARRISPLPVERLQVLPGRGISGSIDGRAYWLGSLRLARERVTRWPQELTLPPQAEAGTVVALGREDRLLGLVVLSDRPRPEAVQVVDALHRLGIRCAMLTGDHRCVAEHIARDLGIEEVHAELLPEDKVRVVEQLAREYRSVAMVGDGINDAPALARADVGIAMGAIGSDAAIEAADIALMSDDLRHLPWLVRHARRTLWIVRENITFALGVKAVFALLAMLGQATLWMAVAADMGASLLVVANGLRLLRR, from the coding sequence GTGTCTCTGCTGAAACAGGCTGTCGGTCCCCTGGTGGGCGGCGAGGACTATCTGGCCTTCGACCTGTTGCGCGGGCGGATGCGCATCCTGCCGGGGGCCAGGCCGGTGAGCGACCGGGAAATTCAGCAGGCGGTGGCTCGTACCGGGCTCAAGGCCGTTCCCTGGCGGGCCGGCATGACGGAGAGAGCAGGACGGCGCTGGCAGGGACTTTTCACGCTGTTGTCCGGTGTGGCGCTGCTGGCGGGCATGGGGCTGCACCTTTGGCATGCCGGCGGCCCGCAGGCGCTGCTGTCCCTGTTCGCCGGCCATGTGGAGGGGGTTCCCCTGGACGAACGCATCGCCTTCGGCCTGGCCATTGCCTTTGGCATCCCCTGGGTCGCGGTGAGGGCCGGTTATGCCCTGCTCCGTCTGCGGCCGGACATGAACCTGCTGATGACGATGGCGGTCGCCGGTGCCCTGGTGCTTGGGGAATGGTTCGAAGCGGCCACGGTGACGTTTCTGTTCGCTTTGGCCCTCACTCTGGAACGCTGGAGCGTCGAGCGGGCACGGCGGGCGGTCACCGCTCTGCTGGAAACGGCGCCGGAGACCGCCCGGGTCAGGGCGGCGGATGGGCGCATCCAGGTGATACCGGTGGAGGAAGTCCAGGTCGGCATGCGGGTGGTGGTGCCGCCGGGAGAGAAGATCCCGGTGGACGGCCGGGTGGTTGCCGGCCACAGCAGCGTCAATCAGGCGCCCATTACCGGTGAGAGCCTGCCGGTGCCCAAGGCGCCTGGAGACGAGGTGTTCGCCGGTACTCTCAACGGCGAGGGTCTTCTGGAAGTGGCGGTGGAAAAACCGGCTGGGGACACGACTCTGGCTCGGATCATCCGCCTGGTGGCCGAAGCCCAGGAACGCAAGGCCGGTGTGGAGCAGTGGGTGGAGCGCTTTGCCCGCCGCTACACCCCGGCGGTGTTTCTTGCGGCGCTGCTGGTTTGGACCGTGCCGCCGTTGGCGCTGGGGATGCCCTGGACGCCTTGGTTCTACCGTGCTTTGGTGCTGCTGGTGATCGCCTGTCCCTGCGCCCTGGTGATTTCCACCCCGGTCAGTTTGGTCGCTGCCCTGGCCCGGGCTGCCCGGGAAGGGGTGCTGGTCAAGGGAGGCGTCTTTCTGGAACGGTCGGCCGGCGTGGCGCTGATGGCTTTCGACAAGACCGGCACTCTGACCCTGGGTGAACCCCAGGTGGTGCAGGTCATTCCCCTGGCCATCGATGATGCGGAATTGCTGGCCTTGGCGGCAGCGCTGGAATCCGGCAGCACCCATCCGCTGGCCCAGGCGATCTGCCGTTATGCCGAGGCGCGGCGAATTTCTCCTCTGCCCGTCGAGAGACTCCAGGTGCTGCCGGGGCGTGGCATTAGCGGGAGCATTGACGGCCGGGCTTACTGGCTCGGTTCCCTGCGGCTGGCGCGGGAGCGGGTGACCCGCTGGCCGCAGGAGCTGACGTTGCCGCCCCAGGCCGAGGCCGGTACCGTCGTTGCGCTTGGCCGGGAGGACCGGCTGCTGGGGCTGGTCGTCCTCAGCGACCGCCCGCGCCCCGAAGCCGTGCAGGTCGTCGATGCGCTCCATCGCCTCGGCATCCGCTGCGCCATGCTCACCGGGGACCATCGCTGCGTCGCCGAGCATATCGCCCGCGATCTCGGTATCGAGGAAGTCCATGCCGAGCTGCTGCCGGAGGACAAGGTCCGGGTCGTCGAACAACTGGCCCGGGAATATCGAAGCGTCGCCATGGTCGGCGACGGCATCAACGACGCCCCGGCTCTGGCGCGCGCGGATGTCGGCATCGCCATGGGGGCCATCGGCTCCGATGCCGCCATCGAGGCCGCCGACATCGCCCTCATGAGCGACGATCTGCGTCATCTGCCCTGGCTGGTGCGCCACGCCCGTCGCACCCTGTGGATCGTGCGCGAGAACATCACCTTCGCCCTGGGCGTGAAGGCCGTGTTCGCGTTGCTGGCGATGCTGGGACAGGCGACCTTGTGGATGGCGGTGGCGGCCGACATGGGCGCATCGCTGCTGGTGGTGGCCAACGGCTTGCGATTGTTGCGGCGGTGA
- the cysC gene encoding adenylyl-sulfate kinase has translation MHKNIRWHNATVTRRDRERLNGHRSFILWFTGLSGAGKSTLAHRVEELLFLRGCRTYVFDGDNVRHGLCSDLGFSAEDRHENIRRIGEMSKLFVDAGVIALTAFISPFRRDREMVRRLVEPGDFIEIYCNTPLEICEQRDVKGLYQKARRGEIKDFTGISSPYEPPENPEIVVNTGNDPLDECARQILDYLEKNGKIAAIPEELKQWEKCP, from the coding sequence ATGCACAAAAACATCCGCTGGCACAACGCCACCGTCACCCGGCGCGACCGCGAACGCCTCAACGGCCACCGAAGTTTCATCCTATGGTTCACCGGGCTTTCCGGCGCCGGCAAATCCACCTTGGCCCACCGAGTCGAGGAACTGCTGTTCCTGCGCGGCTGCCGCACCTACGTCTTCGACGGCGACAACGTCCGCCACGGCCTCTGCAGCGATTTGGGCTTTAGCGCCGAGGACCGTCACGAGAACATCCGCCGCATCGGCGAGATGAGCAAGCTGTTCGTGGACGCCGGGGTCATCGCCCTGACCGCCTTCATCTCCCCCTTCCGCCGGGACCGGGAGATGGTGCGCAGGCTGGTGGAGCCGGGCGACTTCATCGAGATCTACTGCAACACCCCGCTGGAGATCTGCGAGCAGCGTGACGTCAAGGGGCTGTACCAGAAGGCCCGCCGCGGCGAAATCAAGGATTTCACCGGCATCTCCTCTCCTTACGAGCCGCCGGAAAATCCGGAAATCGTGGTCAACACCGGCAACGATCCCCTCGACGAGTGCGCCCGCCAGATCCTCGATTACCTGGAAAAAAACGGCAAGATCGCCGCCATCCCCGAAGAACTCAAACAATGGGAGAAATGTCCGTGA
- the uvrB gene encoding excinuclease ABC subunit UvrB, which translates to MIPDDARVLNPKTGKSFKLHSPYQPAGDQPEAIRRLVAGLRHGELHQTLLGVTGSGKTHTMARVIAEMQRPALILAPNKTLAAQLYGEMKQFFPENAVEYFVSYYDYYQPEAYLPASDTYIEKDASLNEHIEQMRLSATKALLERRDVVIVATVSSIYGLGEPAAYFEMVLHLRRGDLIDQRSILRRLAEMQYTRNDTELRRGTFRVRGDVIDIFPAESETEALRVELFDDEVERLSLFDPLTGEVLSPVARYTVYPKTHYVTPRQTLLKAVDAIKAELHQRLEELRRDGKLVEAQRLEQRTRFDLEMILEVGYCSGIENYSRHLSGRKPGEPPPTLFDYLPDDGIVFIDESHVTIPQLRAMYRGDRSRKETLVSYGFRLPSALDNRPLTFEEFEARAPQRIYVSATPGPYEQEHSGTVVEQVVRPTGLVDPEVEVRPALTQVDDLLSEINRRAARDERILVTTLTKRMAEDLTDYLMEHGVRVRYLHSDIDTVERVEIIQDLRRGAFDVLVGINLLREGLDMPEVSLVAILDADKEGFLRSTVSLIQTIGRAARNVHGKAILYADTVTEAMRRAIEETGRRRAKQIAYNEKHGITPRSAVRSLGDILELPVPGAGGKRSRKVAESQGDYEALPRSPKETARLIKQLEEQMYRHARNLEFEEAARVRDRIAALKASLTAG; encoded by the coding sequence ATGATACCCGATGACGCTCGGGTGCTGAATCCCAAAACCGGCAAGTCCTTCAAACTCCACAGTCCCTACCAGCCGGCTGGCGATCAGCCCGAGGCGATCCGCCGGCTGGTGGCGGGACTGCGCCACGGCGAGCTGCATCAGACCCTGTTAGGAGTCACGGGATCGGGGAAAACGCACACCATGGCCAGAGTCATCGCCGAGATGCAGCGCCCGGCCCTGATCCTGGCCCCCAACAAGACCCTGGCGGCCCAGCTCTACGGGGAGATGAAGCAGTTCTTCCCGGAGAACGCGGTGGAGTACTTCGTCTCCTACTACGACTACTACCAGCCGGAGGCGTATCTGCCGGCCTCGGACACCTACATCGAAAAGGACGCCTCCCTCAACGAGCACATCGAGCAGATGCGCCTGTCGGCCACCAAGGCGCTGCTGGAGCGGCGCGACGTGGTCATCGTCGCCACCGTCTCCTCCATCTACGGCCTGGGGGAACCGGCGGCCTACTTCGAGATGGTGCTGCACCTGCGCCGCGGCGACCTCATCGACCAGCGTTCGATCCTGCGCCGCCTGGCGGAAATGCAGTACACCCGCAATGACACGGAGCTTAGGCGCGGCACCTTCCGGGTCCGCGGCGACGTCATCGACATCTTCCCGGCCGAATCCGAAACCGAAGCCCTGCGGGTGGAGCTGTTCGACGACGAGGTCGAACGCCTGAGCCTGTTCGATCCTTTGACCGGCGAGGTGCTGAGTCCGGTGGCGCGCTACACCGTCTATCCCAAGACCCACTACGTCACCCCGCGCCAGACCCTGCTCAAGGCCGTGGACGCCATCAAGGCCGAACTGCACCAGCGCCTCGAGGAACTGCGCCGCGACGGCAAGCTGGTGGAGGCCCAGCGCCTGGAGCAGCGCACCCGCTTCGACCTGGAGATGATCCTGGAGGTGGGCTACTGCTCCGGGATCGAGAACTACTCCCGTCACCTGTCCGGGCGCAAACCCGGCGAGCCGCCCCCCACCCTGTTCGACTACCTGCCCGACGACGGCATCGTCTTCATCGACGAAAGCCATGTCACCATTCCCCAGCTGCGCGCCATGTACCGCGGCGACCGCTCCCGCAAGGAGACCCTGGTAAGCTACGGCTTCCGCCTGCCCTCGGCCCTGGACAACCGCCCCCTCACCTTCGAGGAGTTCGAGGCCCGCGCCCCCCAGCGCATCTACGTCTCCGCCACCCCCGGCCCTTACGAGCAGGAACATTCAGGCACCGTGGTCGAACAGGTGGTGCGCCCCACCGGCCTGGTGGACCCGGAGGTGGAAGTGCGCCCGGCCCTGACCCAGGTGGACGACCTGCTGTCGGAGATCAACCGGCGGGCGGCGCGGGACGAGCGCATCCTGGTCACCACCCTCACCAAACGCATGGCCGAGGATCTCACCGACTACCTGATGGAGCACGGCGTGCGGGTGCGCTATCTGCACTCGGACATCGACACCGTCGAGCGGGTGGAGATCATCCAGGACCTGCGCAGGGGGGCGTTCGACGTACTGGTGGGCATCAACCTGCTGCGCGAGGGGCTGGACATGCCGGAGGTGTCGCTGGTGGCGATCCTAGACGCCGACAAGGAGGGCTTCCTGCGTTCCACCGTGTCCCTGATCCAGACCATCGGCCGCGCCGCCCGCAACGTCCACGGCAAGGCCATCCTCTATGCCGACACCGTCACCGAGGCTATGCGCCGCGCCATCGAGGAGACCGGGCGCCGCCGCGCCAAGCAGATCGCCTACAACGAGAAGCACGGCATCACCCCCAGGAGCGCGGTCCGCTCCCTGGGCGATATCCTGGAGCTGCCGGTTCCCGGCGCCGGCGGTAAAAGATCCCGCAAGGTGGCCGAATCCCAGGGGGACTACGAGGCGCTGCCCAGATCCCCCAAGGAAACCGCCCGCCTCATCAAGCAACTGGAGGAACAGATGTACCGCCACGCCCGGAATCTGGAGTTCGAGGAGGCCGCCAGAGTGCGCGACCGCATCGCGGCCCTGAAAGCCAGCCTGACGGCAGGCTGA
- a CDS encoding pyridoxal phosphate-dependent aminotransferase — MTIPLSQRVQRIKPSPTLAVTARAAAMRAAGRDVIGLGAGEPDFDTPEHIKRAAIEAIRAGMTKYTPVDGIPSLKQAVIAKFRRNNGLEYQPDQILVSCGGKQSFYNLAQALLDAGDEVIIPAPYWVSYPDMVLLADAKPVIVAAGQDQKFKITPAQLEAAITPKTCLFVLNSPSNPTGQAYSREELKGLAEVLLRHPQVVIASDDMYEHIVWEEGSFCNILNVCPELYDRTLVLNGVSKAYSMTGWRIGYAGGPKEVIQAMKKIQSQSTSNPTSISQAAAQAALEGDQSCIAEMLKAFKQRHDFVVERLNRIPGIDCLATDGTFYVFPNVEGMIAALDGVEDDVALAEYLIEQAGVALVPGSAFGAPGHVRISIATSMENLEKALERIAGVAA; from the coding sequence ATGACCATCCCACTGTCCCAGCGTGTCCAGCGGATCAAGCCGTCACCCACTCTCGCCGTCACCGCCCGCGCTGCGGCCATGCGCGCCGCAGGCAGAGACGTCATCGGCCTCGGGGCCGGGGAGCCGGATTTCGACACCCCCGAGCATATCAAGCGGGCGGCCATCGAGGCCATCAGGGCGGGGATGACCAAGTATACTCCCGTGGACGGGATTCCCTCTTTGAAACAGGCGGTGATCGCCAAGTTCCGCCGCAACAACGGCCTGGAATACCAGCCGGATCAGATTCTGGTGTCCTGCGGCGGCAAGCAGAGCTTCTACAACCTGGCCCAGGCGCTGCTGGATGCGGGCGACGAGGTGATCATCCCCGCCCCCTATTGGGTGTCCTATCCCGACATGGTGCTGCTGGCCGACGCCAAGCCGGTGATCGTCGCCGCAGGACAGGACCAGAAGTTCAAGATCACCCCCGCCCAGCTGGAGGCGGCCATCACCCCGAAAACCTGCCTGTTCGTCCTCAACAGCCCCTCCAATCCCACAGGCCAGGCCTACAGCCGCGAGGAGCTTAAGGGGCTGGCCGAAGTGCTGCTGCGGCATCCCCAGGTGGTCATCGCCAGCGACGATATGTACGAGCACATCGTCTGGGAGGAGGGCAGCTTCTGTAACATCCTCAACGTCTGCCCCGAGCTGTACGACCGTACCCTGGTGCTCAATGGCGTCTCCAAGGCTTATTCCATGACCGGCTGGCGCATCGGCTACGCCGGGGGACCTAAGGAAGTCATCCAGGCGATGAAGAAGATCCAGTCCCAGAGCACCTCCAATCCCACCTCCATCTCCCAGGCCGCCGCCCAGGCGGCCCTGGAGGGCGATCAGTCCTGCATCGCGGAAATGCTTAAGGCCTTCAAACAGCGCCACGACTTCGTGGTGGAACGACTCAACCGCATCCCCGGCATCGACTGTCTGGCCACCGACGGCACCTTCTACGTCTTCCCCAATGTGGAAGGCATGATCGCCGCTCTCGACGGCGTCGAGGACGACGTGGCCCTGGCGGAATACCTGATCGAGCAGGCGGGTGTGGCCCTGGTGCCCGGCTCGGCCTTCGGGGCGCCGGGGCACGTGCGCATTTCCATCGCCACCAGCATGGAGAATCTGGAAAAGGCGCTGGAGCGGATCGCCGGCGTCGCAGCCTAG
- a CDS encoding nuclear transport factor 2 family protein, which translates to MTLTPETATAFARDWIAAWNARDLARILCHYAEDVHVTSPVAAHLTGRADVHGKPALAAYFRIGLAHYPNLHFRLEHVFWGDASLVLGYVNQDAVHAAEFMRLDERGQVVRMIAHYAAA; encoded by the coding sequence ATGACGCTCACTCCTGAAACCGCCACCGCTTTCGCCCGTGACTGGATCGCTGCTTGGAACGCCCGCGATCTGGCGCGCATCCTGTGCCATTACGCCGAGGACGTGCACGTCACCTCCCCGGTCGCCGCCCATCTGACCGGGCGGGCGGATGTCCACGGCAAGCCGGCGCTGGCCGCCTATTTCCGGATAGGACTGGCGCATTATCCCAACCTGCATTTCCGCCTGGAGCACGTGTTTTGGGGTGACGCCAGTCTGGTGCTCGGCTATGTCAACCAGGACGCCGTCCATGCGGCCGAATTCATGCGTCTGGATGAGCGGGGACAAGTGGTGCGGATGATCGCTCATTACGCTGCGGCGTGA
- a CDS encoding cation diffusion facilitator family transporter, whose amino-acid sequence MAHHHAHHHHHGDVHETRLIWALLVNVLLTAVQVVGGVLSGSLALVADALHNLSDAGSLAVALVARRIARRPADQWRTFGYQRAELIGALINLTTLLLIGLYLIYEALLRFVNPQPIEGWTVVYVGAFALVVDVATALLTYAGSRYSANIRAAFLHNVADALGSVAVIVAGTLVIRYGWHLADPLCTVLIAAYVLRHGWVEMKHTIRILMQSTPADIDLAELIHTLESVEGVCGVHHVHVWEIDEHRRSLEAHVVIDPDDAAHIEAIKQRLKRRLEERYHIGHSTLEFELATPETVSACLANHEACGQPNHVRDHGHTRAHFPWAVLGWVLALLALTAGLAWRYHLSGDWQTWLADLKTPRRWSHHEWTAYSLALIAVLAAWWTGRRRPHDAHS is encoded by the coding sequence ATGGCACATCATCACGCTCACCATCACCACCACGGCGACGTCCACGAAACCCGCCTGATCTGGGCGCTGCTGGTCAACGTGCTGCTCACGGCGGTGCAGGTGGTGGGGGGCGTGCTCTCGGGCAGCCTGGCGCTGGTGGCCGACGCCCTGCACAACCTGTCGGACGCCGGTTCTCTGGCAGTGGCGCTGGTGGCGCGGCGGATCGCCAGGCGGCCGGCGGATCAGTGGCGTACCTTCGGTTATCAGCGCGCCGAGCTGATCGGGGCGCTCATCAATCTGACCACACTGCTGCTCATCGGTCTGTATCTGATCTACGAGGCGCTGCTGCGCTTCGTCAATCCCCAGCCCATCGAGGGCTGGACGGTGGTGTACGTGGGCGCCTTCGCTCTGGTGGTGGACGTGGCCACGGCCCTGCTCACCTATGCAGGCTCCAGATACAGCGCCAACATCCGCGCCGCTTTTCTGCACAACGTCGCCGACGCGCTGGGCTCTGTGGCGGTGATCGTCGCCGGCACCCTGGTGATCCGCTACGGCTGGCATCTGGCCGATCCCCTCTGTACCGTGCTGATCGCCGCTTACGTGCTGCGCCACGGCTGGGTGGAGATGAAACACACCATCCGCATCCTGATGCAGAGCACCCCGGCCGACATCGATCTGGCGGAACTGATCCATACCCTGGAGAGCGTGGAAGGCGTCTGCGGCGTGCACCACGTCCACGTCTGGGAAATCGATGAGCACCGCCGCTCCCTGGAGGCCCACGTGGTCATCGATCCCGACGACGCCGCCCACATCGAGGCGATCAAGCAGCGGCTCAAACGGCGACTGGAGGAACGTTACCACATCGGCCATTCCACCCTGGAGTTCGAGCTGGCGACGCCGGAGACGGTATCGGCCTGTCTGGCCAATCACGAAGCCTGCGGTCAACCCAACCATGTTCGGGATCACGGCCACACTCGGGCGCATTTCCCCTGGGCGGTGCTGGGATGGGTCTTGGCGCTGCTGGCGCTGACGGCAGGACTGGCGTGGCGCTATCATCTCAGCGGCGACTGGCAGACCTGGCTGGCGGACCTGAAGACCCCGCGGCGATGGTCCCATCACGAATGGACGGCCTACAGCCTGGCCCTGATCGCCGTTCTGGCCGCCTGGTGGACAGGCAGGAGGCGCCCCCATGACGCTCACTCCTGA
- the galU gene encoding UTP--glucose-1-phosphate uridylyltransferase GalU — translation MSVKLRKAVFPVAGLGTRFLPATKASPKEMLPVVDKPLIQYSVEEAHEAGADLMVFVTGRNKRNIPDHFDKAFELEIELERRGKARLLEMVRSIPPAGVRCAYTRQPEALGLGHAVLCAHPLVGDEPFAVLLADDLIANNGGPGCLKQMADIYDRHKGSVLAVQEVPREATASYGIVAIEPVDDRLGRITHIVEKPKPEDAPSNLAVVGRYILTPRIFELLETTPRGAGGEIQLTDAIARLLEKEPVYAYRFEGKRYDCGSKVGYLEATVDYALHHPEVAGAFRNYLAKLKF, via the coding sequence ATGTCCGTGAAGCTCAGGAAAGCCGTCTTCCCCGTCGCCGGCCTCGGCACCCGTTTCCTGCCGGCCACCAAGGCCAGCCCCAAGGAAATGCTGCCGGTGGTGGACAAACCCCTGATCCAGTACAGCGTCGAGGAGGCCCATGAAGCTGGCGCGGATCTGATGGTGTTCGTCACCGGCCGCAACAAGCGCAACATCCCCGATCACTTCGACAAAGCCTTCGAGCTGGAAATCGAGCTGGAACGGCGCGGCAAGGCCCGTCTTTTGGAAATGGTGCGCAGCATCCCGCCGGCCGGCGTCCGCTGCGCCTACACCCGCCAACCGGAGGCGCTGGGACTGGGCCATGCGGTCCTCTGCGCTCACCCCCTGGTGGGGGACGAGCCCTTCGCGGTGCTGCTGGCCGACGATCTCATCGCCAACAACGGCGGTCCCGGTTGCCTGAAACAGATGGCGGACATCTACGACCGCCACAAGGGGTCGGTGCTGGCGGTGCAGGAGGTCCCCCGGGAGGCTACCGCCAGTTACGGCATCGTCGCCATCGAACCGGTGGACGACCGTCTCGGCCGCATCACCCACATCGTGGAAAAACCCAAGCCGGAAGACGCTCCCTCCAACCTGGCCGTGGTCGGCCGCTACATCCTCACCCCTCGGATCTTCGAACTGCTGGAAACCACCCCCCGTGGCGCCGGCGGCGAGATCCAGCTGACCGACGCCATCGCCCGGCTGCTGGAGAAGGAGCCGGTCTATGCCTACCGGTTCGAAGGCAAGCGTTACGACTGCGGCTCCAAGGTGGGGTATCTGGAAGCTACAGTAGACTATGCCCTGCATCATCCCGAGGTGGCCGGGGCATTCAGAAACTATCTTGCCAAATTGAAATTCTAG
- a CDS encoding CobW family GTP-binding protein, whose amino-acid sequence MPRTALRAIPTNLVMGFLGVGKTTAILHLLAHKPENERWAVLVNEFGAVGIDGAILGGCGAVVREVPGGCMCCAAGVPLQVAVNRLLRSARPDRLLIEPSGLGHPRRVLATLAGEHFRTVLDLRAALCLVDPRKLADPRYREHEHFVDQIQLADVLVANKTDLADAEDLRRFARWANRCTPAKAVVAHVTHGRVDPAWIDLPRHPHRPPVTTAAPEDSGYHSQGWTFPAAAVFDHSRLCAWIGETAPQRLKGVVRTEQGWFVFNYSDGRLHVTATRPRDDSRLERLDRTEPAASFEAGLLACRRDAPGTD is encoded by the coding sequence ATGCCGCGGACCGCGCTGCGCGCCATTCCCACCAATCTGGTCATGGGATTTCTGGGAGTGGGCAAGACCACCGCCATCCTGCACCTTCTGGCCCACAAACCGGAAAACGAGCGCTGGGCGGTACTGGTGAACGAGTTCGGTGCCGTGGGGATCGATGGCGCCATCCTCGGCGGATGCGGGGCCGTGGTCCGGGAGGTGCCCGGCGGGTGCATGTGTTGTGCCGCAGGCGTCCCCCTGCAGGTAGCGGTAAACCGGCTGCTGCGGTCAGCCCGGCCGGACCGGTTGCTGATCGAGCCTTCCGGGCTGGGCCATCCGCGCCGGGTACTGGCCACGCTAGCAGGCGAGCATTTCCGCACCGTCCTCGATCTACGCGCCGCCTTGTGCCTGGTCGATCCCCGCAAGCTGGCCGATCCCCGTTACCGGGAGCACGAACATTTCGTGGATCAGATCCAGCTGGCGGACGTGCTGGTCGCCAACAAGACCGACCTGGCCGACGCCGAGGATTTGCGGCGTTTCGCGCGTTGGGCCAACCGCTGCACGCCCGCCAAGGCCGTGGTCGCCCACGTCACCCACGGGCGGGTCGATCCCGCCTGGATCGATCTGCCCCGCCATCCCCACCGCCCCCCCGTCACCACGGCGGCGCCCGAAGACAGCGGCTATCACAGTCAGGGCTGGACCTTTCCGGCCGCTGCCGTCTTCGACCACAGCCGCCTGTGCGCCTGGATCGGGGAAACGGCGCCGCAGCGGCTCAAGGGGGTGGTCCGGACCGAGCAGGGCTGGTTCGTGTTCAATTACAGCGACGGCCGTCTGCACGTCACCGCAACCCGACCCCGGGACGACAGCCGGCTCGAGCGGCTAGACCGCACGGAACCCGCCGCCTCCTTCGAGGCAGGACTGCTGGCGTGCCGTCGAGACGCTCCCGGCACCGACTAG